Proteins encoded within one genomic window of Prauserella marina:
- the greA gene encoding transcription elongation factor GreA, with protein MVTVSDSKVTWLTQDAYDRLKHELDELIENRPVIAAKINDSREEGDLKENGGYHAAREEQGQQEARIRHLQELLRTAKVGEAPTNSGVAEPGMVLTVRYAGDDEDEKFLLATREEGGGDPLEVYSPDSPLGKALLGAKEGESREYLLPNGNTQKVTLVQAVPYAG; from the coding sequence ATGGTGACCGTGAGCGACAGCAAGGTGACCTGGCTGACCCAGGATGCCTACGACAGGCTCAAGCACGAGCTCGACGAACTGATCGAGAATCGTCCGGTCATCGCTGCGAAGATCAATGACAGCCGGGAAGAGGGCGACCTCAAGGAAAACGGTGGCTACCACGCGGCCCGCGAAGAGCAGGGCCAGCAGGAAGCCCGTATCCGGCATCTACAGGAACTGCTTCGCACCGCGAAGGTCGGCGAGGCTCCCACCAACTCGGGCGTCGCGGAGCCGGGCATGGTGCTGACCGTGCGCTACGCCGGTGACGACGAGGACGAGAAGTTCCTCCTCGCGACTCGCGAGGAGGGCGGCGGAGATCCGCTTGAGGTGTACTCCCCCGACTCGCCGCTCGGCAAGGCGCTGCTCGGCGCCAAGGAAGGCGAGTCGCGCGAGTACCTGTTGCCCAACGGCAACACCCAGAAGGTCACGCTCGTGCAGGCAGTTCCCTACGCGGGCTGA
- a CDS encoding Lrp/AsnC family transcriptional regulator: MVDPKVDSLDARLLLLLTDAPRLGVLECARRLGVARGTVQARLDRLGATGVLSGFPPELDLAAMGYGLTAFAVLEIAQGRRGEVAEALAAIDEVCEVHATTGQGDLFVRMVARSNDDLQRVIDDVVGVPGVRRTSTSIALSTPVPQRVRPLLERIARAEEGDPA; encoded by the coding sequence ATGGTGGATCCGAAGGTCGACTCGCTCGACGCGAGGTTGTTGCTCCTGCTCACCGACGCGCCCCGGCTGGGGGTGCTTGAGTGTGCCCGCAGGCTCGGTGTCGCGAGGGGCACCGTGCAGGCGCGGCTCGACCGGCTGGGCGCGACGGGGGTGCTCAGCGGTTTCCCGCCGGAACTCGATCTCGCCGCGATGGGCTACGGGCTCACCGCGTTCGCGGTGCTGGAGATCGCGCAGGGCAGGCGAGGTGAGGTCGCCGAGGCTCTTGCCGCGATCGACGAGGTGTGCGAGGTGCACGCGACGACAGGGCAGGGTGATCTGTTCGTGCGCATGGTGGCAAGGTCGAACGACGATTTGCAGCGGGTGATCGACGATGTCGTCGGTGTACCCGGTGTGCGGCGAACCTCGACGTCGATCGCGTTGTCCACCCCGGTGCCGCAACGGGTCCGTCCGCTGCTGGAACGTATCGCGCGAGCCGAAGAAGGGGACCCCGCCTAA
- the hppD gene encoding 4-hydroxyphenylpyruvate dioxygenase, translating into MTNPALDDVSFDQLRQLVGLVDHDASADPFPVKAMDAVVFIAGNATQTAWFYQTAFGMELVAYAGPETGQPGHKSFVLKSGSARFVITGGVRPDSPLLDHHRRHGDGVIDLALEVSDVDKCVAHARAEGATVIEEPHDVSDANGTVRRAAIATYGETRHSLVDRSRYTGPYLPGFEPRAGAKRKRLFQAVDHCVGNVELGKMDYWVDWYHRVMGFVNMAEFVGDDIATEYSALMSKVVSNGNHRVKFPLNEPAIAKKKSQIDEYLEFYTGAGCQHIALATGDIIETVSAMRAAGVEFLDTPDSYYDDPALRERIGEVRVPIETLKKHRILVDRDEDGYLLQIFTKPIGDRPTVFYELIERHGSLGFGKGNFKALFEAIEREQERRGNL; encoded by the coding sequence ATGACGAACCCAGCTCTCGACGACGTCAGCTTCGACCAGCTTCGCCAACTCGTCGGCCTCGTCGACCACGACGCGTCGGCGGACCCGTTCCCGGTCAAGGCCATGGACGCGGTGGTGTTCATCGCGGGCAACGCGACCCAGACGGCGTGGTTCTATCAGACCGCGTTCGGCATGGAACTCGTCGCCTACGCGGGCCCCGAAACCGGGCAACCCGGCCACAAGTCGTTCGTCTTGAAGTCCGGCTCCGCACGGTTCGTGATCACCGGAGGGGTCCGCCCCGACTCACCTCTGCTCGACCACCATCGCAGGCACGGCGACGGCGTCATCGACCTCGCACTCGAAGTGTCCGATGTGGACAAGTGCGTCGCGCATGCCCGCGCGGAGGGCGCCACCGTCATCGAGGAACCGCACGACGTCTCCGACGCGAACGGAACCGTGCGCAGGGCCGCGATCGCGACCTACGGCGAAACCCGGCACTCACTGGTGGACCGCTCGCGCTACACCGGCCCCTACCTGCCGGGGTTCGAGCCGCGGGCGGGCGCGAAACGCAAGCGGTTGTTCCAGGCCGTCGACCACTGCGTCGGCAACGTGGAACTCGGCAAGATGGACTACTGGGTCGACTGGTACCACCGGGTCATGGGCTTCGTGAACATGGCGGAGTTCGTCGGCGACGACATCGCGACCGAGTACTCGGCGCTGATGAGCAAGGTGGTGTCCAACGGCAACCACCGCGTCAAGTTCCCGCTCAACGAACCCGCCATCGCGAAGAAGAAGTCCCAGATCGACGAGTACCTTGAGTTCTACACCGGAGCGGGCTGCCAGCACATCGCACTGGCGACCGGAGACATCATCGAAACCGTTTCGGCCATGCGCGCGGCGGGAGTCGAATTTCTCGACACCCCCGATTCCTATTACGACGACCCTGCCCTCCGAGAACGGATCGGCGAGGTCAGAGTGCCCATCGAAACCCTGAAAAAGCACCGGATTCTCGTCGACAGGGACGAGGACGGCTACCTGTTGCAGATCTTCACGAAACCGATCGGCGACCGCCCTACGGTGTTCTACGAACTCATCGAGCGACACGGATCGCTCGGTTTCGGGAAGGGCAACTTCAAAGCACTCTTCGAAGCCATCGAACGCGAACAGGAACGCAGGGGAAATCTCTGA
- the ilvA gene encoding threonine ammonia-lyase, with amino-acid sequence MRLVSVDRIRQAQRLLEPVVRRTPMEHARDLEETHGGPVRFKCENLQRTGSFKIRGAYTRIHGLTDEERARGVVAASAGNHAQGVALAAALLGTKATVFMPERAPLPKLAATKGYGAEVHLHGAVLEEALAEAIAFAERTGAVFIHPFDHEDIIAGQGTVGLEILDQVPEVATVLVSTGGGGLVGGVASAIKAVRPDVRMVAVQAEAAAAFPLSLAAGAPVRLHSMQTMADGIAVGQPGPLTYAHVSSLVDDVLTVSEESLSRAVLLCLERRKLVVEPAGAAAVAALLEYPGAFPAPVVAVLSGGNVDPLLLMQIIQHGMTAAGRYLSLRLCVPDRPGSLAGVLSKVGELGANVVDVEHSRISGRLAIGEVEIALKLETRGPEHCADVAAELQRGGYTVMP; translated from the coding sequence ATGCGACTCGTCAGCGTGGACCGGATTCGTCAGGCACAACGGCTACTCGAACCCGTGGTGCGCAGGACGCCGATGGAGCACGCCCGCGACCTTGAGGAAACTCACGGCGGTCCGGTGCGATTCAAGTGCGAGAACCTGCAACGTACGGGCTCGTTCAAGATCCGGGGCGCCTACACCCGTATTCACGGGCTCACCGACGAGGAACGAGCACGCGGTGTCGTCGCGGCGAGTGCGGGCAACCACGCGCAGGGTGTCGCGCTTGCCGCCGCGCTGCTCGGCACCAAGGCGACGGTGTTCATGCCGGAGCGGGCGCCGTTGCCGAAGCTCGCGGCGACAAAGGGTTACGGGGCCGAGGTTCATCTGCACGGTGCCGTACTTGAGGAAGCGCTCGCCGAGGCGATCGCGTTCGCGGAGCGAACGGGTGCGGTGTTCATCCACCCCTTCGACCACGAGGACATCATCGCGGGACAGGGCACCGTGGGGCTGGAAATACTCGACCAGGTTCCCGAGGTCGCGACCGTGCTCGTCTCGACGGGTGGTGGTGGTCTCGTCGGCGGGGTCGCGAGTGCGATCAAGGCGGTGCGACCTGACGTACGCATGGTCGCCGTACAGGCGGAAGCCGCGGCGGCTTTCCCCCTTTCGCTGGCGGCTGGCGCGCCGGTCCGGCTGCACAGCATGCAGACGATGGCCGACGGTATCGCGGTGGGGCAGCCGGGGCCGCTCACCTACGCGCACGTCTCCTCGCTCGTCGACGACGTGTTGACGGTGAGCGAGGAATCGTTGTCCCGCGCGGTGTTGCTGTGCCTCGAACGTCGAAAACTGGTCGTCGAACCGGCGGGTGCCGCCGCGGTCGCCGCACTGCTGGAGTACCCGGGCGCTTTTCCGGCTCCCGTCGTCGCCGTGCTTTCCGGCGGCAACGTCGACCCCTTGCTGTTGATGCAGATCATCCAGCACGGCATGACGGCGGCCGGCCGGTACCTGAGCCTGCGGCTGTGCGTGCCGGACCGGCCTGGTTCGCTGGCCGGTGTGCTGTCGAAGGTCGGCGAACTCGGCGCGAACGTGGTCGACGTCGAACACTCCAGGATCTCGGGAAGGCTGGCCATCGGCGAGGTCGAGATCGCGCTGAAGCTGGAGACCCGCGGCCCCGAGCATTGTGCCGACGTCGCCGCGGAACTCCAGCGCGGTGGCTACACGGTCATGCCGTGA
- a CDS encoding cystathionine gamma-synthase, with protein MVHDSAALGFETRAIHAGQQPDPRTGAVIVPIYQTSTYAQDGVGGTREGDYEYSRTANPTRTALEQALAALESGRHALAYASGMAATDAVLRATLRPGDHLVLGNDVYGGTFRLIDKVLTNWGIDYSVAHLSNLDEVRAAIRPETKLVWCESPTNPLLGIADITALAEAAHVGGAKLVVDNTFATPYLQTPLELGADVVVHSTTKYLGGHSDVVGGAVVTNSDELREQLFFLRNASGAVPGAFDAWLTLRGLKTLAVRMERHCDNAELVTEVLLAHPKVSKVYYPGLPEHPGHDVAAKQMRRFGGMVSFDHADGEQAALDVAAKTELFILAESLGGVESLIEHPGRMTHASVAGSLLQVPAELIRLSVGIEDASDLVTDLKKALS; from the coding sequence ATGGTTCACGACTCCGCCGCCCTCGGTTTCGAGACACGCGCGATTCACGCAGGACAGCAGCCCGATCCCAGGACGGGCGCCGTGATCGTGCCGATTTACCAGACTTCGACCTACGCGCAGGACGGAGTTGGCGGGACCCGCGAAGGTGACTACGAGTACTCGCGGACCGCCAACCCGACGCGTACGGCTCTTGAGCAGGCGCTGGCCGCGCTGGAGAGCGGAAGGCACGCCCTCGCCTATGCCTCGGGGATGGCCGCGACCGACGCGGTCTTGCGGGCCACCCTCCGCCCAGGTGACCATCTCGTGCTCGGCAACGATGTCTACGGCGGCACGTTCCGGCTCATCGACAAGGTGCTGACCAACTGGGGCATCGACTACAGCGTCGCTCATCTGTCCAATTTGGATGAGGTAAGGGCCGCCATCAGGCCGGAGACCAAGCTCGTGTGGTGCGAGTCGCCGACCAACCCGCTGCTCGGCATCGCCGACATCACCGCGCTGGCCGAGGCGGCGCACGTCGGCGGAGCGAAACTGGTCGTCGACAACACGTTCGCGACGCCCTACCTCCAGACCCCACTCGAACTCGGAGCCGACGTCGTCGTGCACTCGACGACGAAATACCTCGGCGGACATTCCGATGTCGTCGGCGGGGCGGTCGTCACGAATTCCGACGAATTGCGGGAACAACTTTTCTTCCTGCGCAACGCCTCGGGCGCGGTGCCGGGTGCTTTCGACGCGTGGCTGACCCTGCGCGGTCTCAAGACGCTCGCCGTGCGCATGGAACGGCACTGTGACAACGCCGAACTCGTCACCGAGGTGTTGCTCGCGCACCCGAAGGTGAGCAAGGTCTACTACCCTGGCCTCCCCGAACATCCCGGGCACGACGTCGCGGCAAAGCAAATGCGACGGTTCGGCGGCATGGTGTCATTCGACCACGCGGACGGCGAGCAGGCCGCGCTCGACGTCGCGGCGAAGACGGAGCTGTTCATCCTGGCCGAGTCGCTTGGCGGGGTCGAGTCGCTCATCGAACACCCGGGTCGCATGACTCACGCGAGCGTCGCGGGATCGCTGTTGCAGGTGCCCGCTGAGCTGATCCGGCTTTCGGTGGGAATCGAGGACGCGAGCGATCTGGTGACCGACCTCAAGAAGGCGCTGAGCTGA
- a CDS encoding cystathionine beta-synthase, with protein MEYAEHVIDLVGNTPLVRLNALTEGLSPLVLAKVEYVNPGGSVKDRIALRMVEAAEASGELKPGGTIVEPTSGNTGVGLAIVAQRKGYHCVFVCPDKVSEDKRNVLKAYGAEVVVCPTAVAPEHPESYYSVSDRLVDEIDGAWKPNQYANPQNPESHYHSTGPEIWRQTEGKVTHFVAGVGTGGTISGTGRYLKDISEGGVRIVGADPEGSVYSGGTGRPYLVEGVGEDFWPTTYDREVADEIIAVTDADSFTTTRRLAREEGLLVGGSCGMAVAAALELAGRCGPDDVIVVLLPDGGRGYLGKVFNDAWMASYGFLPPDSTGATVGDVLRRKGGTLPDLVHSHPNETVAEAVAILREFGVSQMPVVSAEPPVMAAEVVGAVNERDLLDALFTGKAALADRLEKHMSPPLPTIGAGEQVGSAMKALTSASGAMVLEGGKPAGVVTRQDLLAFLSGH; from the coding sequence ATGGAATACGCAGAACACGTCATCGACCTCGTGGGCAACACCCCGCTGGTCAGGCTCAACGCCCTCACCGAGGGGCTGAGCCCGCTGGTGCTCGCCAAGGTCGAGTACGTCAACCCGGGCGGCAGCGTGAAGGACCGCATCGCGCTGCGCATGGTGGAGGCGGCCGAGGCGAGCGGAGAGCTGAAGCCGGGTGGCACGATCGTCGAGCCGACATCGGGCAACACCGGGGTCGGGCTCGCCATCGTGGCTCAGCGCAAGGGTTACCACTGCGTGTTCGTCTGCCCTGACAAGGTCAGCGAGGACAAGCGCAACGTCCTCAAGGCGTACGGGGCGGAGGTCGTCGTCTGCCCGACCGCCGTCGCGCCGGAGCATCCCGAGTCCTATTACAGCGTCTCCGACCGCCTCGTCGACGAGATCGACGGCGCGTGGAAACCCAACCAGTACGCCAATCCGCAGAACCCCGAGAGCCACTACCACTCCACCGGTCCCGAGATCTGGCGGCAGACCGAAGGCAAGGTCACTCATTTCGTCGCGGGAGTGGGAACCGGCGGCACCATCTCGGGAACAGGCAGGTACCTGAAGGACATCTCCGAAGGCGGTGTCCGGATCGTCGGCGCCGATCCGGAGGGTTCCGTGTATTCGGGAGGAACGGGAAGGCCGTATCTGGTCGAAGGCGTCGGAGAGGACTTCTGGCCGACGACCTACGACAGGGAGGTCGCCGACGAGATCATCGCGGTGACCGACGCCGACTCGTTCACCACGACTCGCAGGCTTGCCAGGGAAGAGGGGCTGCTCGTCGGCGGCTCGTGCGGAATGGCGGTCGCCGCCGCTCTGGAACTCGCCGGAAGGTGCGGTCCCGACGACGTGATCGTCGTGCTGCTTCCCGACGGTGGCCGTGGCTATCTCGGCAAGGTGTTCAACGACGCGTGGATGGCTTCCTACGGTTTCCTGCCTCCGGACTCCACCGGCGCGACGGTCGGCGATGTGTTGCGCCGCAAGGGAGGGACGCTTCCCGACCTCGTGCATTCGCATCCCAATGAGACAGTCGCCGAAGCGGTGGCGATTCTGCGCGAATTCGGGGTCAGTCAAATGCCCGTCGTCAGTGCCGAGCCTCCGGTGATGGCCGCCGAGGTCGTCGGTGCCGTCAACGAGCGCGATCTGCTCGACGCGCTCTTCACCGGCAAGGCCGCGCTCGCCGACCGGCTGGAAAAGCACATGTCCCCGCCATTGCCCACCATCGGCGCTGGTGAACAGGTCGGTTCCGCGATGAAGGCGCTGACCTCGGCGAGCGGGGCGATGGTGCTCGAAGGCGGCAAGCCGGCGGGCGTCGTGACGCGGCAGGACCTGCTGGCGTTCCTCTCCGGTCACTAA
- a CDS encoding bifunctional metallophosphatase/5'-nucleotidase, which yields MKSLKKHRLRAAVTAALAGSLLVSTGGAPASATNLSKIPTFTLSVLFTNDMESALLGVEGDGTDEGPIVDGGDRPYGSPSRAKTLMNKLRKEATTGWPKPGQALWRGEVTVSGGDNFLAGPEFSASLENGVPFYDALAIKEIGYDASAVGNHEFDFGPEVFGEFIESLGGSLDYVSANLDVSGEPSLDAYAKDGTLVTSKVLRSSGQRIGMIGLTTPELPALSSPRNVTVDGNLAGIANGLADDFKKRGINKVIVVSHLQDIDNELALVPQLSGIDAVVGAGGGEILANDKDRLIPGDEAERGFPLYADDATGKSIPVVTTTGDYKYIGRLVLNFNFRGEVVSVDKRQTGPVRVSGVGPDAVHGDHSVRAQVEKPVAEHLATLSETVVATSEVALNGVRNDVRTKETNLGNLVADSLLHAGKEQADEYGVAPPQVAIQNGGGLRNDSVLPAGDISALNTYDVAPFSNFVAVVPDVPRDVLRQLLERGVAASPAASGAFMQLGGVSVSYDPSKQAQVVDEGTSTVVTPGERIQDVTLADGTEIVKDGAVVEGAPISVVTNDFSARGGDGYPFEELPFTPVGMTYQQALEQYLTDGLSGSVSSEQYPEGGSGRIVVR from the coding sequence TTGAAATCCCTCAAGAAGCACCGTCTGAGAGCGGCGGTGACTGCGGCACTCGCCGGCTCGTTGCTGGTCAGTACCGGTGGCGCCCCTGCATCGGCAACCAACCTGAGCAAGATCCCGACCTTCACGTTGAGCGTGCTTTTCACCAATGACATGGAGTCGGCGCTGCTCGGCGTCGAAGGTGACGGCACCGACGAAGGTCCGATCGTCGACGGCGGAGATCGCCCCTACGGCAGCCCGTCCCGCGCGAAGACGCTGATGAACAAGCTGCGCAAGGAAGCGACGACCGGCTGGCCGAAGCCGGGCCAGGCGCTGTGGCGCGGCGAGGTCACGGTGTCCGGTGGCGACAACTTCCTCGCCGGCCCCGAGTTCTCGGCCAGTCTGGAAAACGGAGTCCCGTTCTACGACGCGCTCGCGATCAAGGAGATCGGCTACGACGCCAGCGCGGTCGGCAACCACGAGTTCGACTTCGGCCCCGAGGTCTTCGGCGAGTTCATCGAGAGCCTCGGCGGCTCGCTCGACTACGTCAGCGCGAACCTCGACGTTTCCGGCGAGCCTTCGCTCGACGCCTACGCCAAGGACGGCACCCTCGTCACCAGCAAGGTGCTGCGCTCCTCCGGTCAGCGGATCGGCATGATCGGCCTCACCACGCCGGAGCTGCCCGCGCTGTCCAGCCCGCGCAACGTCACCGTCGACGGCAACCTCGCCGGTATCGCCAACGGGCTTGCGGACGACTTCAAGAAGCGCGGCATCAACAAGGTCATCGTGGTGAGCCACCTTCAGGACATCGACAACGAACTGGCGCTCGTGCCACAGCTTTCCGGCATCGACGCGGTCGTCGGCGCGGGTGGCGGCGAGATCCTCGCGAACGACAAGGACCGGCTGATTCCCGGTGACGAGGCGGAGCGCGGCTTCCCGCTCTACGCCGACGACGCGACCGGCAAGTCGATTCCCGTCGTCACGACGACCGGCGACTACAAGTACATCGGCAGGCTGGTGCTGAACTTCAACTTCCGGGGCGAGGTCGTCAGCGTCGACAAGAGGCAGACCGGTCCGGTCAGGGTTTCCGGCGTCGGCCCCGACGCCGTTCACGGCGACCACAGCGTGCGCGCCCAGGTCGAGAAGCCGGTGGCCGAACACCTCGCGACCCTCTCCGAGACCGTCGTCGCCACGAGCGAGGTGGCGCTCAACGGTGTCCGCAACGACGTTCGCACCAAGGAAACCAACCTCGGCAACCTGGTCGCGGACAGTCTTCTCCACGCGGGCAAGGAACAGGCCGACGAGTACGGCGTCGCGCCCCCTCAGGTCGCGATCCAGAACGGTGGCGGGCTCCGCAACGACTCGGTGCTGCCCGCGGGGGACATCTCGGCGCTCAACACCTACGACGTCGCGCCGTTCTCGAACTTCGTCGCGGTCGTTCCCGACGTACCGAGGGACGTTCTGCGGCAGCTGCTGGAGCGTGGCGTCGCGGCCTCACCGGCGGCCTCCGGCGCGTTCATGCAGCTCGGCGGGGTTTCGGTGAGCTACGACCCGAGCAAGCAGGCACAGGTGGTCGACGAGGGCACCAGCACGGTCGTCACACCTGGCGAGCGGATCCAGGACGTCACGCTCGCCGACGGCACCGAGATCGTCAAGGACGGCGCCGTCGTCGAAGGGGCACCGATTTCGGTTGTCACCAACGACTTCTCGGCTCGGGGCGGCGACGGCTACCCGTTCGAGGAGCTTCCGTTCACCCCGGTCGGCATGACCTATCAGCAGGCACTTGAGCAGTACCTGACCGATGGGCTTTCCGGCTCGGTCAGCTCCGAGCAGTACCCGGAGGGCGGCAGCGGACGGATCGTCGTGCGCTGA
- a CDS encoding acetyl-CoA C-acetyltransferase, whose translation MAEAVIVSTARSPIGRAGKGSLVDLRPDDLATRMVRAALDKVPELAPTDIDDLMLGCGLPGGESGFNMGRVVAVQLGYDHLPGCTITRYCSSSLQTTRMALHAIKAGEGDVFISAGVETVSRFAKGSSDSWPDTHNPLFSQAEARTVRTAEQGAENWIDPRDNGELPDVYIAMGQTAENLARVKGVSREEMDVFGVRSQNLAEKAIANGFWAKDITPVTLPDGTVVSKDDGPRAGVTLEGVSGLKPVFRPDGRVTAGNCCPLNDGAAALVIMSDTKAKELGITPLARIVSTGVSGLSPEIMGYGPVEASKQALGRAGMTVGDIDLVEINEAFAAQVIPSYRDLGIDIDRLNVNGGAIAVGHPFGMTGARITSTLINSLQHHDKQFGLETMCVGGGQGMAMVLERLS comes from the coding sequence ATGGCGGAAGCCGTGATCGTCTCGACCGCACGTTCGCCCATCGGCAGAGCGGGCAAGGGCTCGTTGGTCGACCTGCGCCCCGACGACCTCGCCACCCGCATGGTGCGGGCGGCACTCGACAAGGTGCCCGAACTGGCGCCAACCGACATCGACGATCTGATGCTCGGCTGCGGCCTTCCCGGCGGCGAGTCCGGCTTCAACATGGGCAGGGTCGTCGCCGTCCAACTCGGCTACGACCACCTGCCCGGCTGCACGATCACCCGCTACTGCTCTTCGAGCTTGCAGACGACCCGCATGGCACTGCACGCCATCAAAGCGGGAGAGGGCGACGTCTTCATCTCGGCGGGAGTCGAGACGGTTTCCCGCTTCGCGAAGGGCAGCTCGGATTCGTGGCCCGACACCCACAACCCGCTCTTCTCCCAAGCCGAGGCGAGGACGGTGCGCACGGCGGAGCAGGGCGCGGAGAACTGGATTGACCCGAGGGACAACGGCGAGCTGCCCGACGTCTACATCGCGATGGGGCAGACGGCGGAGAACCTTGCCCGTGTCAAGGGCGTGTCGAGGGAGGAGATGGACGTCTTCGGCGTGCGCTCGCAGAACCTTGCCGAAAAGGCCATCGCCAACGGGTTCTGGGCGAAGGACATCACCCCGGTGACGCTGCCCGACGGCACCGTCGTCAGCAAGGACGACGGCCCGCGCGCCGGAGTCACCCTCGAAGGCGTTTCCGGGCTCAAGCCCGTTTTCCGGCCGGATGGCAGGGTCACGGCAGGCAACTGCTGCCCGCTCAACGACGGTGCCGCCGCGCTCGTGATCATGTCGGACACGAAGGCGAAGGAACTGGGCATCACACCACTCGCGCGAATCGTGTCGACCGGTGTCTCGGGACTCTCGCCGGAAATCATGGGCTACGGCCCCGTCGAGGCGTCGAAGCAGGCGCTCGGCCGCGCGGGAATGACGGTGGGCGACATCGATCTCGTCGAGATCAACGAGGCGTTCGCCGCTCAGGTCATCCCCTCCTACCGTGATCTCGGCATCGACATCGACCGGCTCAACGTCAACGGCGGCGCCATCGCGGTCGGCCACCCGTTCGGCATGACCGGTGCCCGCATCACCTCGACGCTCATCAATTCGTTGCAGCACCACGACAAGCAGTTCGGGCTCGAAACGATGTGCGTCGGCGGCGGCCAGGGCATGGCCATGGTGCTCGAACGGCTTTCCTGA
- a CDS encoding LppU/SCO3897 family protein, with amino-acid sequence MTVPPHSGQPDFDGSARRKRKRGISLRQGLPVVIVVAGLLIFGATRLFGDDVRNAEAGDCIYVAEYVEAPSRAPAVVDCGEEKANAKVAVTLSGDGESCPSRRYDQIHRQDGNTLCLMINAKDGDCFANISSPTEAYTRVACTDPSAELEVVKVVADTTDPDVACANTKATDGIVYPEPETVMCIAQPTAA; translated from the coding sequence GTGACGGTTCCCCCACACTCAGGTCAGCCCGATTTCGACGGTTCCGCTCGACGGAAGCGGAAACGCGGCATCAGCCTCAGGCAGGGGTTGCCGGTCGTGATCGTGGTCGCCGGGTTGCTGATCTTCGGTGCGACGCGGTTGTTCGGTGACGACGTCCGTAACGCCGAGGCGGGGGACTGCATTTACGTCGCCGAATACGTCGAAGCCCCCTCGCGGGCACCCGCCGTCGTCGACTGCGGCGAGGAGAAGGCAAACGCCAAGGTCGCCGTCACTCTGAGCGGCGACGGCGAGAGCTGTCCGAGCAGGCGGTACGACCAGATCCACCGGCAGGACGGCAACACACTCTGCCTGATGATCAACGCGAAGGACGGCGACTGTTTCGCGAACATCTCCTCACCGACAGAGGCATACACGAGGGTGGCCTGTACCGATCCCAGCGCGGAACTGGAGGTCGTCAAGGTCGTCGCCGACACCACCGACCCCGATGTCGCGTGCGCGAACACGAAGGCCACCGACGGCATCGTCTACCCGGAGCCCGAGACGGTCATGTGCATCGCGCAACCGACGGCCGCCTGA
- a CDS encoding Bax inhibitor-1/YccA family protein: MRTSSNPAFRNLPGGAAAQAPYQGFNGPQGGGPGYGAPQAPSGAADRPMTVDDVVMKTGASLGVTLLVGVVTAIWAQSQAAADNMGAITGAMIGGMLVGLVLALIISFKQMASGPMTLAYSAAEGVFLGAITGVFEMIYPGIALQAILGTAGVFVVMLVVYKTGAVKVTPKLTKWIIGALGGVLVLMLANLVLGLFGVNLGIRDGSPLAIIFSIVVIGIAAFSFLLDFDMADKMIREGVPAKWSWYVAFGLMVTLVWLYLEILRLLSYLQSD; this comes from the coding sequence GTGCGAACCTCTAGCAACCCCGCCTTCCGCAACCTGCCGGGGGGAGCCGCGGCCCAAGCGCCGTACCAGGGCTTCAACGGACCGCAGGGCGGAGGCCCCGGATACGGCGCGCCGCAGGCACCCTCCGGCGCTGCCGACCGCCCCATGACCGTGGACGACGTGGTCATGAAGACCGGCGCGAGCCTCGGTGTGACCTTGCTCGTCGGTGTGGTGACCGCGATCTGGGCGCAGTCTCAGGCCGCCGCGGACAACATGGGTGCCATCACCGGCGCGATGATCGGCGGCATGCTCGTCGGCCTCGTGCTGGCGCTGATCATCAGCTTTAAGCAGATGGCAAGTGGCCCGATGACGCTGGCCTACTCGGCGGCTGAGGGTGTCTTCCTCGGAGCCATCACCGGTGTCTTCGAGATGATCTATCCCGGCATCGCGCTGCAAGCCATTCTCGGCACGGCCGGTGTGTTCGTCGTGATGCTGGTCGTCTACAAGACCGGCGCGGTCAAGGTGACGCCGAAGCTCACCAAGTGGATCATCGGTGCGCTGGGTGGCGTGCTGGTCCTGATGCTGGCCAACCTGGTGCTCGGCCTGTTCGGCGTCAACTTGGGCATCCGCGACGGCAGCCCGCTGGCCATCATCTTCAGCATCGTCGTCATCGGCATCGCGGCGTTCAGCTTCCTGCTCGACTTCGACATGGCCGACAAGATGATCCGCGAGGGCGTTCCGGCCAAGTGGTCCTGGTACGTCGCCTTCGGCCTCATGGTCACACTGGTGTGGCTCTACCTTGAGATCCTTCGCCTGCTGTCGTATTTGCAGAGCGACTGA